A DNA window from Anaerocolumna sp. AGMB13020 contains the following coding sequences:
- a CDS encoding GH36-type glycosyl hydrolase domain-containing protein has protein sequence MSGYKYLDNHGTFQLNNPELTGYLYFPLANESGVMASITPTLGGDNKLGQNSFLLAPVSSEDLHNNRSTRNFWVDIKGKGLWSAAGVSAWQEGKLFSEGKEKTTLTAGMMWQKVTRSSKEYGIEADITSFVPLKDSVEIMLVTLRAREDITLTPVAAIPLYGRSADNIRDHRHVTSLLHRTITTPEGILLDPTLTFDERGHRKNEVVYGVLGSAEEGELPESFYPVAEEFIGEGGSFTNPRALQEGKKGVSAGFTKDGYETLGGIAFKTCSLKKGEEKTFLLVMGYGKDKEAFLSNARPYLKKNRCIEALAETKKSWLDKLNISYSTGMPDFDAWMQWVNFQPMLRRIYGCSFLPHHDYGKGGRGWRDLWQDCLALLIMNPEGVRDMLRANYAGVRIDGSNATIIGTKPGEFIADRNNITRVWMDHGVWPFLTTRLYLMQTGDLDLLFQENSYFKDSQAVRGEEKDTEWKTEEGNILRNKEGAEYRGTILEHVLVQLLTAFYDVGEHNHMRLRGADWNDALDMAKERGESVAFTSLYGQNLNQLSELLNYLAANGRDKITLLKELIPLLTDKIAIYEDVTAKKELLYRYCDSVRHSVSGEKQEISLTELADYLKAMGNWIKAHIRKTEWITDQKGYSWYNSYYDNNGRRVEGEHDLGVRMMLTGQVFAIMSGTATEDQVKEITEAADRYLYAAEIGGYRLNTDFHEVKTDLGRMFGFAYGSKENGAVFAHMAVMYANALYGRGFVKEGYKVINSLYCHLSDFEKSRIYPGIPEYIGENGRGLYHYLTGSASWLLLTVFNEMFGVKGYYGNLVLEPKLLKEQFSAENKAEVSFQLHGRKFTVCYYNRNAKEYGEYEAVKVSFNGSELPKVQDKIMLLKEDIIKLKEDITHVIEVELI, from the coding sequence ATGAGTGGATATAAATATCTGGATAACCATGGGACCTTTCAGTTAAATAATCCTGAGCTGACAGGCTATCTTTATTTTCCTCTGGCCAATGAAAGCGGTGTAATGGCAAGTATCACCCCCACCCTTGGCGGAGACAATAAGCTGGGGCAGAATAGCTTTCTGCTGGCACCCGTAAGCAGCGAAGACCTTCATAATAACAGGAGTACCAGAAATTTCTGGGTGGATATTAAGGGGAAAGGCCTGTGGTCGGCTGCAGGTGTATCCGCCTGGCAGGAAGGAAAACTCTTTTCGGAGGGGAAAGAGAAAACCACTCTGACGGCAGGTATGATGTGGCAGAAGGTCACCAGAAGCTCTAAAGAGTATGGAATAGAAGCAGACATAACTTCTTTTGTACCTCTAAAGGATTCCGTAGAGATAATGCTGGTAACCTTAAGAGCACGGGAGGATATTACCCTGACACCTGTTGCAGCCATACCCTTATATGGACGTTCTGCGGATAATATCAGGGATCACAGGCATGTAACCTCGCTTTTACACAGAACAATAACCACACCTGAGGGAATCCTGTTAGATCCGACGCTGACTTTTGATGAGAGAGGTCATCGTAAAAACGAAGTGGTATATGGAGTATTAGGCAGCGCGGAAGAAGGAGAACTACCGGAAAGCTTCTATCCTGTGGCAGAAGAATTTATTGGGGAAGGCGGTTCCTTTACGAATCCCAGGGCATTACAGGAAGGTAAGAAAGGGGTAAGTGCCGGATTCACGAAAGACGGCTATGAAACCCTTGGAGGAATAGCCTTTAAGACCTGTTCCTTGAAAAAAGGAGAAGAAAAAACTTTTCTTCTGGTTATGGGATATGGCAAAGACAAAGAAGCTTTTCTTTCAAATGCCAGACCTTATTTGAAGAAAAACCGCTGCATAGAAGCTCTTGCAGAGACCAAAAAGAGCTGGCTTGATAAACTCAATATTAGTTACAGCACCGGTATGCCTGATTTTGATGCCTGGATGCAGTGGGTGAATTTTCAGCCGATGTTAAGAAGAATCTATGGCTGTTCTTTTCTGCCACACCATGATTATGGAAAAGGCGGCAGAGGCTGGCGGGATCTGTGGCAGGATTGTCTGGCACTGCTGATCATGAATCCGGAAGGTGTCAGAGATATGCTCCGGGCTAATTATGCAGGGGTGAGGATAGATGGAAGCAATGCCACTATCATTGGAACAAAACCCGGTGAATTTATCGCTGACAGAAATAATATAACCCGTGTATGGATGGATCATGGTGTATGGCCTTTCCTGACTACAAGGCTGTATCTGATGCAGACCGGTGATTTAGACCTTTTATTCCAGGAGAATTCCTATTTTAAGGATTCGCAGGCGGTCAGAGGGGAAGAAAAGGATACCGAGTGGAAAACAGAAGAGGGAAATATACTTAGAAATAAGGAGGGAGCAGAATACCGGGGAACGATCCTTGAGCATGTATTGGTGCAGCTCTTAACAGCCTTTTACGATGTAGGTGAGCATAATCATATGCGGCTCCGGGGAGCAGACTGGAATGATGCTCTGGATATGGCAAAAGAGCGGGGGGAAAGTGTGGCTTTTACCAGTCTCTATGGACAGAATCTGAATCAGCTGTCAGAACTGTTAAACTATCTTGCTGCCAATGGAAGGGATAAGATAACCCTTTTGAAAGAATTAATACCGCTGCTGACAGACAAAATAGCAATCTATGAGGATGTAACTGCCAAAAAGGAACTGTTATACCGGTATTGTGATTCCGTAAGACACAGCGTAAGCGGAGAAAAACAGGAAATCTCACTGACAGAACTGGCAGATTACCTGAAGGCAATGGGAAACTGGATTAAGGCGCATATCAGAAAGACAGAATGGATAACAGATCAGAAAGGTTATTCCTGGTATAACAGCTACTATGATAACAATGGAAGAAGAGTCGAAGGGGAGCATGACCTTGGAGTGCGAATGATGCTGACAGGTCAGGTATTTGCCATAATGTCAGGAACTGCAACAGAGGACCAGGTAAAAGAGATAACGGAAGCGGCAGATAGGTACCTGTACGCAGCAGAGATAGGCGGATACCGGTTAAATACAGATTTTCATGAGGTGAAGACAGATCTGGGACGAATGTTCGGTTTTGCTTATGGAAGCAAAGAAAATGGTGCGGTATTTGCCCACATGGCTGTAATGTATGCCAATGCCCTGTACGGAAGAGGTTTTGTAAAAGAAGGATATAAGGTAATCAACAGCCTCTACTGTCATTTAAGTGATTTTGAAAAAAGCAGAATATATCCAGGCATTCCGGAATACATAGGAGAAAACGGCAGAGGCCTTTATCATTATCTTACAGGTTCAGCCAGCTGGCTGCTTCTTACTGTTTTCAATGAGATGTTCGGGGTGAAAGGTTATTACGGTAATCTGGTATTGGAGCCAAAACTTCTAAAAGAGCAGTTTTCTGCTGAGAACAAAGCAGAAGTATCCTTTCAATTACACGGCAGGAAATTCACTGTGTGCTACTATAACAGGAATGCAAAGGAATACGGCGAATATGAAGCTGTAAAGGTTTCTTTCAACGGCTCAGAGCTTCCAAAGGTTCAGGATAAGATTATGCTGCTGAAAGAAGACATCATAAAACTAAAGGAAGATATAACCCATGTAATTGAAGTAGAGCTGATCTAA